The following are encoded together in the Salvia hispanica cultivar TCC Black 2014 chromosome 6, UniMelb_Shisp_WGS_1.0, whole genome shotgun sequence genome:
- the LOC125195430 gene encoding F-box protein SKIP19-like: protein MLINVAVSSSSSAVPPLPRWIDLPEDLTVNILQRLGAEEILMSAQAVCTTWWRVCKNPAMWCVIDLDSRQCVANKFEMICRSAVDRSQGQLVKLKLVYFEGIVLPNYIAQW, encoded by the coding sequence ATGCTGATCAACGTGGCTGTCTCTTCATCATCCTCAGCCGTGCCACCACTGCCTCGATGGATCGATCTGCCAGAGGATTTGACGGTGAATATCCTCCAAAGGTTGGGTGCTGAAGAGATATTGATGAGTGCACAGGCAGTGTGCACTACATGGTGGAGAGTCTGCAAGAATCCTGCCATGTGGTGCGTTATTGATTTGGATTCTCGACAATGCGTGGCcaacaaatttgaaatgatttGTCGTAGCGCAGTGGATCGTAGCCAGGGACAATTGGTCAAGCTAAAGCTTGTCTATTTTGAAGGGATTGTGTTGCCCAACTACATAGCTCAATGGTAg